The DNA sequence NNNNNNNNNNNNNNNNNNNNNNNNNNNNNNNNNNNNNNNNNNNNNNNNNNNNNNNNNNNNNNNNNNNNNNNNNNNNNNNNNNNNNNNNNNNNNNNNNNNNNNNNNNNNNNNNNNNNNNNNNNNNNNNNNNNNNNNNNNNNNNNNNNNNNNNNNNNNNNNNNNNNNNNNNNNNNNNNNNNNNNNNNNNNNNNNNNNNNNNNNNNNNNNNNNNNNNNNNNNNNNNNNNNNNNNNNNNNNNNNNNNNNNNNNNNNNNNNNNNNNNNNNNNNNNNGCGCAATATCAGTCAGCCATAAACCGCCAGTTACTGGATCTAATCCTCCACGAAAAGTAAGAAAATCCGCGTATTTTGACCAATTCAAGGTGAAAAATGGAGTTGCTCCCTCGGCAAAACTGGGATAAAGTTGAGCCAAAAGATCCCGATTCAAGATAAATTCATGAGGAAGTGGAATCTCCTTTGGATCTACTCCAGCATTTAAAAATTGGTTAATTGGTAAAGATACATGTACTTGATGCCCGGCCCAAGAAAGAGATCCAAGTCCTAGTAATCCTGCCAAATGGTGATTCAACATAGATTCTACATCTTGGAACCAAGCCAATTTTGGAGCAGCTTTGTGATAATGAAACCAACCAGCAAAAAGCATTAAGGCTGCAAATACTAATGCACCAATTGCGGTGCAATAAAGTTGTAATTCACTAGTTATTCCAGATGCTCGCCAAATCTGGAAAAAACCGGAGGTTATTTGTATTCCTCGGAAACCCCCGCCAACATCACCATTTAATATTTCTTGGCCCACTATTGGCCAAACCACTTGGGCACTAGGTCCAATGTGAGTTGGATCACTTAGCCATGCTTCATAATTGGAAAAACGAGCACCATGGAAATACATGCCACTAAGCCAAAGAAAGATGATGGAGAGTTGGCCGAAATGGGCACTAAATACTTTTCGGGAAATCTCCTCTAAATCACTAGTATGGCTATCGAAATCATGAGCATCAGCATGTAGGTTCCAAATCCAAGTAGTAGTATCGGGTCCCTTAGCTATTGTTCTTGAGAAATGACCGGGTTTTGCCCATTCCTCGAAAGAAGTTTTTATGGGATCTCTATCTACCAAAATCTTTACTTCTGGTTCCGGCGAACGAATAATCATTGAGTCCTCCTCCTTCCGGACAACACATACAAAGAGCCCtgccaatataaaaaaaaaagattagtgAACTTTTGAGAGATTTTTATATTGAGTTTCTTTCTATTCTATCTCCCATCTATCTattccaatttttttctttagttattcACTAGAACAATTATGATCCGGAAGTTAATCCGGGGCAAGTGTTCGAATCTATTATGACATAAGATATAGGCGCTCAACGGACCTTTTTGAATCCTCTAAAACTCCTTCTGGACTTTgaatttcaattcaataatttttttgtgcaaCCTTAATCACTGGTGTGgttatcttcacgtatcctattacagtaattcccaaaaatcctctactgagaaccctttcgaggatgatgttctcacccccctacatttttttccctttcaggatatgggggCAGAAGTtacgaagagtttatttagttgttgaaatgctctgtattgctttagattattattcattgtaccctcgcctttatcttgatatattttgtaagagggataggaattgtattggatAATGCTTGTGTtactatttatatatgtatgtatatatatatgtatgtactcTGTATGAGTTtatgtaagttgtatggta is a window from the Arachis duranensis cultivar V14167 unplaced genomic scaffold, aradu.V14167.gnm2.J7QH unplaced_Scaffold_134641, whole genome shotgun sequence genome containing:
- the LOC127743800 gene encoding photosystem I P700 chlorophyll a apoprotein A1-like, producing MIIRSPEPEVKILVDRDPIKTSFEEWAKPGHFSRTIAKGPDTTTWIWNLHADAHDFDSHTSDLEEISRKVFSAHFGQLSIIFLWLSGMYFHGARFSNYEAWLSDPTHIGPSAQVVWPIVGQEILNGDVGGGFRGIQITSGFFQIWRASGITSELQLYCTAIGALVFAALMLFAGWFHYHKAAPKLAWFQDVESMLNHHLAGLLGLGSLSWAGHQVHVSLPINQFLNAGVDPKEIPLPHEFILNRDLLAQLYPSFAEGATPFFTLNWSKYADFLTFRGGLDPVTGGLWLTDIA